In Rubrivirga marina, the following are encoded in one genomic region:
- the trpE gene encoding anthranilate synthase component I, protein MTLTEFETIVREQLPADGRRLAVPVYVRRSADLLTPVSAFLAVREEGQFGFLLESVEGGERLGRYSFIGKSPYLVIENRGDRVWAHRPAGVVGGDGAAHDVEPLDGTIFEALGAILAETEQAEVAGLPRLTAGAVGYVGYDAVRQLEALPPAPLDLLGLPDAVWGFYDTVAAFDRVRHQLILMATVFVDADTDLHEAYAEATERLFELEDDLFHGGVPGEPVRLLAAEPAASVERSAYEDAVRAAKEYIVEGDIFQVVLSQRFAMPFAGDKFNLYRALRQVNPSPYLFYLDVDGLADGADFSLVGSSPEVLTRVEPRGPERRALVLPIAGTRRRGETPAEDAAYEADLLQDPKERAEHLMLVDLGRNDMGRVSETGTVSVDRFAEVERFSHVMHLVSSVSGAVGERPATDVLAACFPAGTVSGAPKVRAMEIIDELETVKRGPYAGAVGYAGFDGALDTCIAIRTMVVKDDVAYVQAGAGVVADSDPAAEYDETKAKAAALFAAMRSATSDLL, encoded by the coding sequence GTGACCCTCACCGAGTTCGAGACGATCGTGCGCGAGCAGCTCCCGGCCGACGGCCGGCGGCTGGCCGTGCCGGTCTACGTCCGCCGGTCGGCCGACCTCCTGACGCCGGTCTCGGCGTTCCTCGCGGTCCGGGAAGAGGGCCAGTTCGGGTTCCTGCTGGAGTCGGTCGAGGGCGGTGAGCGGCTCGGCCGGTACTCGTTCATCGGCAAGAGCCCGTACCTCGTGATCGAGAACCGCGGCGACCGCGTTTGGGCCCACCGGCCCGCCGGCGTGGTCGGCGGCGACGGGGCCGCGCACGACGTGGAGCCCCTCGACGGGACCATCTTCGAGGCGCTCGGCGCGATCCTCGCCGAGACGGAGCAGGCCGAGGTCGCCGGGCTCCCGCGCCTGACGGCCGGCGCCGTCGGGTACGTCGGCTACGACGCCGTCCGCCAGCTCGAGGCGCTGCCCCCGGCCCCGCTCGACCTCCTCGGCCTGCCCGACGCCGTCTGGGGCTTCTACGACACCGTCGCCGCCTTCGACCGCGTCCGCCACCAGCTCATCCTGATGGCGACCGTGTTCGTCGACGCCGACACCGACCTCCACGAGGCGTACGCCGAGGCGACCGAGCGGCTGTTCGAGTTGGAGGACGACCTGTTCCACGGCGGCGTGCCCGGCGAGCCGGTCCGGCTGCTGGCCGCGGAGCCGGCCGCCTCGGTCGAGCGCTCGGCCTACGAGGACGCCGTCCGCGCGGCCAAGGAGTACATCGTCGAGGGCGACATCTTCCAGGTCGTGCTCAGCCAGCGGTTCGCGATGCCGTTCGCCGGCGACAAGTTCAACCTGTACCGCGCGCTCCGGCAGGTCAACCCGAGCCCGTACCTCTTCTACCTCGACGTCGACGGGCTGGCCGACGGGGCCGACTTCTCGCTCGTCGGCTCGTCGCCGGAGGTCCTGACGCGCGTCGAGCCGCGCGGGCCGGAGCGGCGGGCGCTGGTCCTCCCGATCGCCGGGACCCGCCGCCGCGGCGAGACGCCGGCCGAGGACGCGGCCTACGAGGCCGACCTCCTCCAGGACCCGAAGGAGCGCGCCGAACACCTCATGCTGGTCGACCTCGGGCGGAACGACATGGGCCGCGTGTCGGAGACCGGGACCGTCTCCGTCGACCGGTTCGCCGAGGTCGAGCGGTTCAGCCACGTGATGCACCTCGTGTCGTCGGTGTCGGGCGCCGTCGGCGAGCGGCCGGCGACGGACGTCCTCGCGGCGTGCTTCCCGGCCGGGACCGTTTCCGGCGCCCCGAAGGTCCGCGCCATGGAGATCATCGACGAGCTCGAGACCGTCAAGCGCGGGCCGTACGCCGGCGCCGTCGGCTACGCCGGCTTCGACGGCGCGCTCGACACCTGCATCGCCATCCGCACGATGGTCGTGAAGGACGACGTGGCCTACGTCCAGGCCGGCGCCGGCGTCGTCGCCGACTCGGACCCGGCCGCCGAGTACGACGAGACGAAGGCCAAGGCCGCCGCCCTCTTCGCCGCCATGCGCTCCGCCACGTCGGACCTGCTGTAG
- a CDS encoding L,D-transpeptidase family protein, with protein MTTLLHPLALVALLGWGIFDSWFGPEEIAAPDARAVAEAVGLRLGNAKLHPATPDVYERPRLVWADARARAGLARLLDAAPADGVTPEEVHADAIPSLRIALAAAERKWAAHDGEARDTLADPRPARLAALDLALTDGLLRFGDALRGRRADPRRLYTHSWFPTLRDSTGAGFDALVEAIEASDARGVVDALDALRPPHDGYRRLRARLGGLQADLAPIPAGADLAPGQRSVRVPHLRDRLTAWGYLPADTLDAWARPDAYVYDDSLAAALGRFEEAQGLTADSVLDAAATEALNADLGPLRDRLVLNLERWRWLPDDLGDHFVWVNLPAFELRVMRRDSGATDLRAPYDENLRMPVNIGNAQTAGWTTPVITDSIHTVEFQPAWYVPRSLAAANVFPMAVRDSLALWRQGFEVYQNGAPVDSRLVPWDSVSVGQFRFVQRPGPANPLGRVKFLMHNPYAILIHDTNKRYTFEDGAGSSMSSGCVQAGAPDQLAEYLLTTVNGWEEGDATRSWRGGPRRGVRLERPFLSHFTYFTAWAEADGSLQVYADPYGYDARLAEALGLGRLPANPTDQPS; from the coding sequence GTGACGACTCTGCTGCACCCACTCGCCCTCGTCGCCCTTCTCGGGTGGGGCATTTTCGACAGTTGGTTCGGGCCGGAGGAGATCGCCGCCCCCGACGCGCGCGCCGTCGCCGAGGCCGTTGGGCTCCGTCTCGGCAACGCGAAGCTCCACCCCGCGACGCCCGACGTCTACGAGCGCCCCCGCCTCGTCTGGGCCGACGCCCGCGCCCGTGCCGGCCTCGCCCGCCTCCTCGACGCCGCGCCGGCCGATGGCGTCACGCCCGAGGAGGTCCACGCCGACGCGATCCCGTCGCTCCGGATCGCCCTCGCGGCGGCCGAGCGGAAGTGGGCCGCCCACGACGGCGAGGCCCGCGACACGCTGGCCGACCCGCGCCCGGCCCGCCTCGCCGCGCTCGACCTCGCCCTGACCGACGGGCTCCTCCGCTTCGGCGACGCCCTCCGCGGCCGCCGCGCCGACCCGCGCCGGCTCTACACGCACTCGTGGTTCCCCACCCTCCGCGACTCGACGGGCGCCGGCTTCGACGCGCTCGTCGAGGCCATCGAGGCGTCGGACGCCCGCGGCGTCGTCGACGCGCTCGACGCCCTTCGGCCGCCACACGACGGCTACCGCCGCCTCCGCGCCCGCCTCGGCGGCCTTCAGGCCGACCTCGCCCCGATCCCCGCCGGCGCCGACCTCGCGCCCGGCCAGCGGTCGGTCCGCGTCCCGCACCTCCGCGACCGGCTGACGGCCTGGGGCTACCTCCCCGCCGACACCCTCGACGCCTGGGCCCGCCCCGACGCCTACGTCTACGACGACTCGCTGGCCGCCGCGCTCGGCCGCTTCGAGGAGGCCCAGGGCCTGACGGCCGACTCGGTCCTCGACGCCGCCGCGACCGAGGCGCTCAACGCCGACCTCGGCCCGCTCCGCGACCGGCTCGTCCTCAACCTCGAGCGCTGGCGCTGGCTCCCCGACGACCTCGGCGACCACTTCGTGTGGGTCAACCTCCCGGCCTTCGAGCTCCGCGTGATGCGGCGCGACTCGGGCGCGACCGACCTCCGCGCGCCGTACGACGAGAACCTCCGCATGCCCGTCAACATCGGGAACGCGCAGACGGCCGGGTGGACGACCCCCGTCATCACCGATTCCATCCACACCGTCGAGTTCCAGCCGGCGTGGTACGTCCCGCGCTCGCTCGCGGCGGCCAACGTCTTCCCGATGGCGGTCCGCGACAGCCTCGCGCTGTGGCGCCAGGGGTTCGAGGTGTACCAGAACGGCGCGCCGGTCGACAGCCGGCTCGTGCCGTGGGATTCGGTCTCCGTCGGCCAGTTCCGGTTCGTGCAGCGGCCGGGCCCGGCGAACCCACTCGGGCGCGTCAAATTCCTGATGCACAACCCGTACGCCATCCTCATCCACGACACGAACAAGCGGTACACGTTCGAGGACGGCGCCGGCTCGTCGATGTCGAGCGGCTGCGTCCAGGCCGGCGCCCCGGACCAGCTAGCCGAGTATTTGCTGACGACCGTCAACGGCTGGGAGGAGGGCGACGCGACGCGGTCGTGGCGCGGCGGCCCGCGTCGGGGCGTCCGGCTGGAGCGGCCGTTCCTGAGCCACTTCACCTACTTCACGGCCTGGGCCGAGGCCGACGGCTCGCTCCAGGTCTACGCCGACCCGTACGGCTACGACGCCCGCCTCGCCGAGGCCCTCGGCCTCGGGAGACTGCCGGCCAACCCCACCGACCAGCCAAGCTGA
- a CDS encoding L,D-transpeptidase family protein — protein MYTLLVGLVLAAGGASAGYARQRMAAVTPATVAPLLAERLAADSTAGVLHPGVHDVYAARAGQPAWFARADRDAALDLLARADRDALPLDSSLAGLRALSDTARVPASLADADLAVTDALLRFGDALARPRADATELYGIHWTASPPEPPDVAVRLADAFASAPSPAAALALWADGLRPQHPGYRRLRAALARELDLEDRPELVLGRDLAPGDSGLAVVRLRDRLGIETDLSEAEAPAQFDAALGDALRRLQRARGLRATGRLDGPTRDVLNVRRPELIPLLALNLERWRWLPADLGDLHVWVNVPRFELAVRERAPGAGPSDDWAEATRFVTVVGARDWQTPAFTDTLETIVFNPTWIVPASIQRESYGYVKGFVERGPGPGNAMGRVKFLFPNDHAVYVHDTPTKWAFGVDDRARSHGCVRAGDPEALARALLPRTNGWTEEQVSDIFNGSWWPTQWVQVEKTVPVHLVYFTAEVDPNGRLRVYDDVYGRDGRLADALGLERPDQGGSVLATLIADSIGDEEVPETEDEADESETADLPADSAEAAPVAPRDTARRPLPARPAAPSDTADTTAAGVLSRPGRR, from the coding sequence TTGTACACCCTTCTCGTCGGGCTGGTCCTCGCCGCCGGCGGGGCCTCGGCCGGGTACGCGCGCCAGAGGATGGCGGCCGTCACGCCGGCGACCGTCGCGCCGCTCCTCGCCGAGCGGCTCGCCGCCGACAGCACCGCGGGCGTCCTCCACCCGGGCGTCCACGACGTCTACGCCGCCCGCGCCGGCCAGCCCGCGTGGTTCGCCCGCGCCGACCGCGACGCGGCCCTCGACCTCCTCGCCCGCGCCGACCGCGACGCGCTCCCGCTCGACTCGTCTCTCGCCGGCCTCCGCGCGCTCTCCGACACGGCGAGGGTCCCGGCCTCGCTCGCCGACGCCGACCTCGCCGTAACCGACGCGCTCCTCCGGTTCGGCGACGCCCTGGCCAGACCCCGCGCCGACGCGACCGAGCTGTACGGGATCCACTGGACGGCCTCCCCTCCCGAGCCGCCGGACGTCGCCGTCCGCCTCGCCGACGCTTTCGCCTCGGCGCCGAGCCCGGCCGCCGCGCTCGCCCTCTGGGCCGACGGCCTCCGCCCGCAGCACCCCGGCTACCGCCGCCTCCGCGCCGCGCTCGCCCGCGAACTGGATCTGGAGGACCGGCCCGAGCTCGTGCTCGGCAGGGACCTCGCACCCGGCGACTCCGGCCTCGCCGTCGTCCGCCTCCGCGATCGCCTCGGCATCGAGACCGACCTCTCCGAGGCGGAGGCCCCCGCCCAGTTCGACGCCGCCCTCGGAGACGCGCTCCGCCGCCTCCAGCGCGCCCGCGGGCTCCGCGCGACCGGCCGTCTCGATGGCCCGACGCGCGACGTCCTCAACGTCCGCCGGCCCGAGCTCATCCCGCTCCTCGCCCTCAACCTCGAGCGCTGGCGCTGGCTCCCGGCCGACCTCGGCGACCTCCACGTCTGGGTCAACGTCCCGCGGTTCGAGTTGGCCGTCCGCGAGCGTGCGCCCGGCGCCGGTCCGAGCGACGACTGGGCCGAGGCGACCCGGTTCGTGACGGTCGTCGGCGCGCGGGACTGGCAGACGCCGGCCTTTACCGACACGCTCGAAACGATCGTGTTCAACCCGACGTGGATCGTCCCGGCCTCGATCCAGCGGGAGTCGTACGGGTACGTCAAGGGGTTCGTGGAACGCGGCCCCGGGCCGGGGAACGCGATGGGCCGGGTCAAATTCCTGTTCCCCAACGACCACGCCGTCTACGTGCACGACACGCCGACGAAGTGGGCGTTCGGCGTGGACGACCGGGCGCGGTCCCACGGCTGCGTCCGCGCCGGCGACCCCGAGGCGCTCGCCCGCGCCCTCTTGCCGCGGACGAACGGGTGGACGGAGGAGCAGGTGTCGGACATCTTCAACGGCTCGTGGTGGCCGACGCAGTGGGTCCAGGTCGAGAAGACCGTCCCGGTCCACCTCGTCTACTTCACGGCCGAGGTCGACCCCAACGGCCGGCTTCGGGTCTACGACGACGTCTACGGCCGCGACGGTCGGCTGGCGGACGCGCTCGGGCTGGAGCGACCCGATCAGGGCGGTTCGGTCCTCGCCACGCTCATCGCCGATTCGATCGGGGACGAGGAAGTGCCCGAAACCGAGGACGAGGCGGACGAGTCGGAGACGGCAGACCTGCCCGCCGACTCGGCCGAGGCGGCACCGGTCGCCCCGCGTGACACGGCTCGCCGGCCGCTTCCGGCCCGCCCAGCGGCGCCGTCGGACACGGCCGACACCACGGCCGCCGGGGTACTTTCGCGCCCCGGACGGCGTTAG
- a CDS encoding TerC family protein, producing the protein MPHLDVPAWAWAALNGYVVVLLLVDLLLFNKRAHEIEWKEAAWLSAFFVGASLALNGIIWWVYGHDPALTFFTAYIVEKSLSVDNLFVIAVLFGFFAVPARYQHRVLFWGIFGAIVMRAVMILLGVALVERFHWVLYIFGAFLILTGARMFVESDDPEDVSQNKVLKLLRRVLPVTRGYHEEHFFVRKMGRTFVTPLFLVLVMIELTDVVFAVDSIPAILGVTTDPFLAYSSNIMAVVGLRALYFLLAGVIERIRYLHIGLGAVLVFIGGKMLAEPFLEPRGLEIPTSVSLAVVVGCITVSAAVSWAATVRERRGETIPTPPGAPEPHAGDGAAQSPPVVEDSERSEA; encoded by the coding sequence ATGCCACACCTCGACGTCCCCGCCTGGGCTTGGGCCGCGCTCAACGGCTACGTGGTGGTCCTCCTCCTCGTCGACCTGCTCTTGTTCAACAAGCGGGCACACGAGATCGAGTGGAAGGAGGCGGCGTGGCTCTCGGCCTTCTTCGTCGGCGCGTCCCTGGCGCTCAACGGGATCATCTGGTGGGTGTACGGGCACGACCCGGCCCTGACGTTCTTCACGGCCTACATCGTCGAGAAGTCGCTCTCGGTCGACAACCTGTTCGTCATCGCGGTCTTGTTCGGCTTCTTCGCCGTGCCGGCGCGGTACCAGCACCGGGTCTTGTTCTGGGGGATCTTCGGCGCCATCGTGATGCGGGCCGTCATGATCCTGCTCGGCGTCGCGCTGGTCGAGCGGTTCCACTGGGTCCTCTACATCTTCGGCGCGTTCCTCATCCTGACGGGCGCCCGGATGTTCGTCGAGTCCGACGATCCGGAGGACGTCTCGCAGAACAAGGTCCTCAAGTTGCTCCGTCGGGTGCTGCCGGTGACGCGGGGGTATCACGAGGAGCACTTCTTCGTGCGGAAGATGGGCCGGACGTTCGTGACGCCGCTGTTCCTCGTCCTCGTGATGATCGAGCTGACCGACGTCGTGTTCGCCGTCGACTCGATCCCGGCCATCCTCGGCGTGACGACGGACCCGTTCCTGGCCTACAGCTCGAACATCATGGCCGTCGTGGGGCTGCGAGCGCTGTACTTCCTGCTGGCCGGCGTCATCGAGCGGATCCGGTACCTCCACATCGGGCTCGGGGCGGTCCTCGTGTTCATCGGCGGGAAGATGCTGGCCGAGCCATTCCTGGAGCCGCGCGGGCTCGAGATCCCGACGTCGGTCTCGTTGGCCGTCGTGGTCGGGTGCATCACGGTCTCGGCCGCCGTGTCGTGGGCGGCGACGGTCCGCGAGCGGCGGGGCGAGACGATCCCGACCCCACCCGGCGCGCCGGAGCCCCACGCCGGCGACGGCGCCGCCCAGAGCCCGCCGGTGGTCGAGGACAGCGAACGGTCCGAGGCCTAA
- a CDS encoding endonuclease/exonuclease/phosphatase family protein gives MNRLRLALCGLALLTLTAGCDSDGGGTEATVRVMSQNLYLGGDLFTLLEPQCEGNAIVVCVAQLYGTIEASDPAARMAAIAAEIARVDPDLVGLQEVSTYYVQSPADNLPGGPATDATQVTYDFLDLLMDALDAEGADYRVVSVSNNSDVEFPATTNGNTFFDVRYQDADVILARGDVTTSAPTEQSFQSLLTIPVGGTNQTFVRGYQSVRATVGGFDFTFFNTHLEVGGQAEPIQVLQAGELLAPIGATTGPVVFVGDINSNGNANGTSYQTLTVPFEDAFAVGSAATCCQAADLRNAASQLQTRIDVVFYRGFDSVGEAEVVLDEPSDRVGGLWPSDHAGVWAELEAVVQ, from the coding sequence ATGAACCGACTCCGACTCGCCCTCTGCGGGCTCGCTCTCCTCACGCTCACCGCCGGTTGTGACTCCGATGGCGGGGGGACCGAGGCCACCGTCCGCGTGATGAGCCAGAACCTTTACCTCGGCGGCGACCTGTTCACGCTGCTCGAGCCGCAGTGCGAAGGCAACGCCATCGTGGTCTGCGTCGCCCAGCTCTACGGGACCATCGAGGCCTCCGACCCGGCCGCGCGGATGGCGGCCATCGCGGCCGAGATTGCCCGCGTCGACCCCGACCTCGTCGGGCTCCAGGAGGTCTCGACGTACTACGTCCAGTCGCCCGCCGACAACCTGCCGGGCGGGCCGGCCACCGACGCCACGCAGGTCACGTACGACTTCCTCGACCTGCTCATGGACGCGCTCGACGCCGAGGGCGCCGACTACCGCGTCGTGTCGGTCTCGAACAACTCCGACGTCGAGTTCCCGGCCACGACCAACGGCAACACGTTCTTCGACGTCCGCTACCAGGACGCCGACGTGATCCTGGCCCGCGGCGACGTGACGACGAGTGCGCCGACCGAGCAGTCGTTCCAGTCGCTCCTCACGATCCCCGTCGGCGGCACCAATCAGACGTTCGTCCGCGGCTACCAGTCGGTCCGGGCGACGGTCGGCGGGTTCGACTTCACGTTCTTCAATACGCACCTCGAGGTCGGCGGGCAGGCCGAGCCGATCCAAGTGCTCCAGGCCGGCGAGCTCCTCGCACCCATCGGGGCGACGACGGGCCCGGTGGTCTTCGTCGGCGACATCAACTCGAACGGGAACGCGAACGGGACGAGCTACCAGACGCTGACGGTCCCGTTCGAGGACGCCTTCGCGGTCGGCTCGGCCGCGACGTGCTGCCAGGCGGCCGACCTCCGCAACGCGGCCTCCCAGCTCCAGACGCGGATCGACGTCGTGTTCTACCGCGGGTTCGACTCAGTCGGCGAGGCCGAGGTCGTGCTCGACGAGCCATCGGACCGCGTGGGTGGACTGTGGCCGAGCGACCACGCCGGCGTCTGGGCCGAGTTGGAGGCCGTCGTCCAGTAG
- the cysS gene encoding cysteine--tRNA ligase yields the protein MSETPPLRLTNTLSRSVEAVEPVATAPDGRPLLRFYSCGPTVYSYAHIGNFRTFLTADLVVRTAAALGWAVRYVSNVTDVGHLTEDDVADGAGEDKMAKALASKEGEQFETVWDLARHYTAALVEDWHALNLLEPNVRPRATEHLREQIEAVEGLVERGHAYETDDGVYFHVPSFPDYGKLSGNRDADTLVEGTREVVRDDAKRDPRDFALWKKDPGHLMQWFSPYGWGFPGWHLECSVMAQKYLGETIDLHGGGEDLRFPHHECEIAQAEALTGQPFSRYWMHTRFLQVEGEKMSKSKGNFLTVRDLTLAPEDGGREDWGAPLDPLALRLALISGHYAKPFNLTRKTLSDAQKNRQRYVDADAAVRDALDAGRPGDDVLAGPLDVAYGEALAAMADDLNTPVALAAALRGAGDVLKAHRAEPLSGASARTARAFLDHVEALLGIVGTGAADEAAPEDDGLAAQVEALLIQRTEARAAKDWARADAIRDELDALGVDVMDTPSGPQWKRKD from the coding sequence ATGTCCGAGACGCCGCCCCTCCGCCTGACGAACACGCTCTCCCGGTCCGTCGAGGCCGTCGAGCCGGTCGCCACCGCGCCCGACGGCCGGCCGCTCCTCCGGTTCTACAGCTGCGGCCCGACGGTCTACAGCTACGCCCACATCGGCAACTTCCGGACGTTCCTCACGGCCGACCTCGTGGTCCGGACGGCCGCCGCGCTGGGCTGGGCCGTCCGCTACGTCTCGAACGTGACCGACGTGGGCCACCTCACCGAGGACGACGTGGCCGACGGGGCCGGCGAGGACAAGATGGCCAAGGCGCTGGCGTCGAAGGAGGGCGAACAGTTCGAGACCGTGTGGGACCTCGCGCGGCACTACACGGCGGCCCTCGTCGAGGACTGGCACGCCCTGAACCTGCTCGAGCCGAACGTCCGCCCCCGCGCGACCGAACACCTTCGCGAGCAGATCGAGGCGGTCGAGGGGCTCGTCGAGCGCGGCCACGCCTACGAGACCGACGACGGCGTCTACTTCCACGTCCCGAGCTTCCCCGACTACGGCAAGCTCAGCGGCAACCGCGACGCCGACACGCTCGTGGAGGGCACCCGCGAGGTCGTCCGCGACGACGCCAAGCGGGACCCGCGCGACTTCGCCCTGTGGAAGAAGGACCCGGGGCACCTCATGCAGTGGTTCTCGCCGTACGGGTGGGGCTTCCCCGGCTGGCACCTCGAGTGCTCGGTGATGGCCCAGAAGTACCTCGGCGAGACGATCGACCTCCACGGCGGCGGCGAGGACCTCCGGTTCCCGCACCACGAGTGCGAGATCGCCCAGGCCGAGGCGCTCACGGGCCAGCCGTTCTCGCGCTACTGGATGCACACGCGGTTCCTCCAGGTCGAGGGCGAGAAGATGTCGAAGTCGAAGGGCAACTTCCTGACCGTCCGCGACCTGACGCTCGCCCCGGAGGACGGCGGGCGGGAGGACTGGGGCGCCCCGCTCGACCCGCTCGCGCTCCGCCTCGCGCTGATCTCGGGTCACTACGCCAAGCCGTTCAACCTCACCCGCAAGACGCTCTCCGACGCCCAGAAAAATCGCCAGCGGTACGTCGACGCCGACGCCGCCGTCCGCGACGCGCTCGACGCCGGTCGGCCCGGCGACGACGTCCTCGCCGGGCCACTCGACGTAGCGTACGGCGAGGCCCTGGCAGCCATGGCCGACGACCTCAACACGCCGGTCGCGCTCGCAGCAGCGCTCCGCGGGGCCGGCGACGTCCTCAAGGCCCACCGGGCCGAGCCGCTGTCCGGCGCGTCCGCTCGCACCGCCCGCGCGTTCCTAGACCACGTGGAGGCGCTCCTCGGCATCGTGGGGACGGGCGCGGCCGACGAGGCCGCCCCCGAGGACGACGGACTGGCGGCCCAGGTCGAGGCGCTCCTCATCCAGCGGACGGAGGCCCGCGCCGCCAAGGACTGGGCCCGCGCCGACGCCATCCGCGACGAACTCGACGCGCTCGGCGTGGACGTCATGGACACGCCGTCCGGCCCCCAGTGGAAGCGGAAGGACTGA
- a CDS encoding DNA topoisomerase IB, protein MSDTPPGLRYVDDARPGLSRVRRGSGFSYHRPDGSLGSDETRDRIEALAIPPAWEDVWICSASNGHLQATGRDARGRKQYCYHVDWEAHRNRLKFDRMVSFGEALPDIRARVDEDLRRRGLGRETVLALCVRLLDETLVRVGNERYATENGSYGLTTIRDKHVSFDGAVVRFEFVGKSGKTQALSLTDRRLARLVKACRDIPGYDLFQFYDESGRKQDVESGHVNGYLQETTGEPFTAKDFRTWGGTVVAAEALASHDVVDDADALIVRAVKDTAAVLGNTPAVCRQYYVHPDVLDAFRAGDLRDRLRRRNAGNTPVGLRPPEAAVLDLLRDRS, encoded by the coding sequence ATGTCCGACACGCCCCCCGGCCTCCGCTACGTCGACGACGCCCGTCCGGGTCTCTCTCGCGTCCGCCGCGGGAGCGGGTTCTCGTACCACCGGCCCGACGGCTCGCTCGGATCCGACGAGACCCGCGACCGGATCGAGGCGCTGGCCATCCCGCCGGCGTGGGAGGACGTCTGGATCTGCTCGGCCTCCAACGGCCACCTCCAAGCGACGGGACGCGACGCCAGGGGCCGGAAGCAATACTGCTACCACGTCGATTGGGAGGCCCATCGCAATCGGCTGAAGTTCGACCGGATGGTCTCGTTTGGAGAGGCCCTGCCAGACATCCGGGCGCGTGTCGACGAGGACCTGAGGCGCCGCGGCCTCGGCCGCGAGACCGTCCTTGCTCTCTGCGTCCGGCTCCTCGACGAGACGCTCGTCCGCGTCGGAAACGAGCGGTACGCGACCGAGAACGGGTCGTACGGCCTGACGACGATCCGCGACAAGCACGTCTCGTTCGACGGGGCGGTGGTCCGGTTCGAGTTCGTCGGCAAGAGCGGGAAGACGCAGGCGTTGTCGCTGACGGACCGGCGTCTGGCGCGGCTCGTGAAGGCATGCCGGGACATCCCCGGCTACGACCTCTTCCAGTTCTACGACGAGTCCGGCCGCAAGCAGGACGTCGAGAGCGGCCACGTCAACGGGTACCTCCAGGAGACGACCGGCGAGCCGTTCACGGCCAAGGACTTCCGGACGTGGGGCGGGACGGTCGTGGCCGCGGAGGCCCTCGCGTCTCACGACGTCGTCGACGACGCCGACGCGCTCATCGTGCGGGCTGTGAAGGACACCGCGGCCGTGCTGGGCAACACGCCGGCCGTCTGCCGCCAGTACTACGTCCACCCCGACGTTCTCGACGCCTTCCGCGCGGGCGACCTCCGCGATCGCCTCCGGCGCCGGAACGCAGGCAACACGCCGGTCGGCCTCCGACCGCCCGAAGCCGCCGTGCTTGATCTGCTCCGGGACCGCTCGTGA